A single Kribbella aluminosa DNA region contains:
- the rpe gene encoding ribulose-phosphate 3-epimerase, with protein sequence MGIQIAPSILSADFARLADEAVAVSNADWLHVDVMDNHFVPNLTLGMPVVESLAKATDMPLDCHLMIDDPDRWAPGYVEAGASSVTFHVEACRAPIRTAREIRAKGARAAMALKPATPIEPYEDLLSELDMILIMTVEPGFGGQKFLDVCVPKIRRTRELLDKHGLDLWIEIDGGVSAETIERCAEAGADVFVAGSAVYAADDPNAMVEVLRGLAEQSSGR encoded by the coding sequence ATGGGGATTCAGATCGCACCGAGCATCCTGTCCGCCGACTTCGCCCGGCTGGCCGACGAGGCGGTGGCCGTGTCGAACGCGGACTGGCTGCACGTCGACGTGATGGACAACCACTTCGTGCCGAACCTGACCCTCGGGATGCCGGTGGTCGAGTCGCTGGCGAAGGCGACCGACATGCCGCTCGACTGTCACCTGATGATCGACGACCCGGACCGCTGGGCGCCCGGGTACGTCGAGGCCGGCGCGTCCAGCGTCACGTTCCACGTCGAGGCCTGCCGCGCCCCGATCCGGACCGCCCGGGAGATCCGCGCGAAGGGCGCGCGGGCCGCGATGGCGCTGAAGCCGGCGACCCCGATCGAGCCGTACGAGGACCTGCTGTCCGAGCTCGACATGATCCTGATCATGACGGTCGAGCCCGGGTTCGGCGGGCAGAAGTTCCTCGACGTGTGTGTGCCGAAGATCCGCCGGACCCGCGAACTGCTCGACAAGCACGGCCTGGACCTGTGGATCGAGATCGACGGCGGCGTGTCGGCCGAGACGATCGAGCGCTGCGCGGAGGCGGGCGCCGACGTGTTCGTGGCCGGCTCGGCGGTGTACGCCGCCGACGACCCGAACGCGATGGTCGAGGTACTACGCGGTCTCGCCGAGCAGTCCTCCGGCCGATAG
- the cbiE gene encoding precorrin-6y C5,15-methyltransferase (decarboxylating) subunit CbiE, which translates to MPADPLTVVGIGPDGWPGLSPAAQTALQAAEVLLGSPRQLALIPSGASAPSVAAVRIAWPSPLSEALPRLLEEHRGRRICVLASGDPTFHGIGTTLVRLLGADAVHVIPHPSSVSLACARLGWPQDQVQVVSTVTNPVDRLHPHLQPGRRLLILSRTAQTPAEVAHLLVARGYGDSTFTVLEQLDGPAERIRTATAADWSHEVDPLNLIAIHCPPDAPVLSTAPGLPDDAYEHDGQLTKREVRAVSLSRLAPVPGQLLWDIGGGAGSIAIEWSRHHPTCRAIAIERDPARAKRLGRNATALGAAVTVVEGPAPAALEGLESPDAIFIGGGATAPGLFDACWNALRPGGRLVANGVTLETEALIIQWYKTYGGDLVRLDVHRASPIGTMTGWRPALPVTIWSVTK; encoded by the coding sequence ATGCCGGCTGACCCGCTCACCGTCGTCGGCATCGGCCCCGACGGCTGGCCAGGCCTCTCCCCAGCAGCCCAAACAGCCCTCCAAGCCGCCGAGGTCCTCCTAGGCAGCCCCCGCCAACTAGCCCTGATCCCATCCGGCGCCTCCGCGCCGAGCGTGGCTGCTGTGCGGATCGCCTGGCCGTCGCCGCTGTCCGAGGCTCTGCCTCGACTGCTGGAGGAACACCGCGGACGCCGCATCTGCGTGCTCGCCAGCGGAGACCCCACCTTCCACGGCATCGGTACGACGCTTGTCCGCCTCCTGGGAGCTGACGCCGTACACGTGATCCCTCACCCGTCCAGCGTCTCCCTCGCCTGCGCACGCCTCGGCTGGCCACAGGACCAAGTACAGGTAGTCAGCACGGTGACCAACCCCGTCGACCGCCTGCACCCACACCTCCAACCAGGCCGTCGACTACTGATCCTCAGCCGCACCGCCCAAACCCCCGCCGAGGTCGCACACCTACTGGTAGCCCGCGGCTACGGCGACAGCACGTTCACCGTCCTCGAACAACTGGACGGCCCCGCCGAACGCATCCGCACCGCAACAGCAGCCGACTGGTCCCACGAGGTGGACCCCCTCAACCTCATCGCCATCCACTGCCCACCCGACGCCCCCGTGCTCTCCACCGCCCCCGGCCTCCCCGACGACGCCTACGAGCACGACGGCCAACTCACCAAACGCGAAGTTCGCGCCGTCTCGCTCTCCCGCCTCGCGCCCGTACCCGGACAACTCCTCTGGGACATCGGCGGCGGCGCCGGCAGCATCGCGATCGAGTGGTCCCGACACCACCCCACCTGCCGAGCGATCGCCATCGAACGCGACCCCGCCCGCGCCAAGCGTCTCGGACGCAACGCGACCGCACTGGGCGCCGCAGTGACCGTCGTCGAAGGCCCTGCCCCAGCAGCTCTGGAAGGCCTCGAGTCGCCCGACGCGATCTTCATCGGCGGCGGCGCGACCGCTCCGGGCCTGTTCGACGCCTGCTGGAACGCGCTGCGCCCCGGCGGTCGCCTGGTCGCCAACGGGGTCACGCTCGAGACGGAGGCGCTCATCATCCAGTGGTACAAGACGTACGGCGGCGACCTCGTCCGCCTGGACGTCCACCGCGCGTCCCCAATCGGCACCATGACCGGCTGGCGCCCCGCCCTGCCCGTCACCATCTGGAGCGTGACGAAGTGA
- a CDS encoding HAD-IIA family hydrolase — protein sequence MSSVTEPKPVDTWLTDMDGVLVHEERAIPGASDFIAALQASGKKFLVLTNNSIFTPRDLRARLLVAGIDIPETSIWTSALATAQFLDDQRPGGTAYVIGEAGLTTALHEIGYVLTERDPDYVVLGETRTYSFEAITKAIRLITDGARFIATNPDPTGPSQEGPLPATGSVAALITRATGVAPYFVGKPNPLMMRSALNRIEGHSETTVMIGDRMDTDIISGLEAGLRSVLVLSGSTGEHEVERFPYRPTRIVASIADVVPLVTTLS from the coding sequence ATGAGCAGTGTGACCGAGCCCAAACCGGTGGATACCTGGCTGACCGACATGGACGGCGTCCTCGTGCACGAGGAGCGCGCGATCCCCGGCGCCAGCGACTTCATCGCCGCGCTGCAGGCGTCCGGCAAGAAGTTCCTGGTCCTCACCAACAACTCGATCTTCACCCCGCGAGACCTCCGCGCCCGGCTGCTGGTGGCGGGCATCGACATCCCGGAGACGTCGATCTGGACCAGCGCGCTCGCCACCGCCCAGTTCCTCGACGACCAGCGGCCGGGCGGTACGGCGTACGTGATCGGCGAGGCCGGGCTGACGACCGCGCTGCACGAGATCGGGTACGTGCTGACCGAGCGTGACCCCGACTACGTCGTGCTCGGCGAGACCCGGACGTACTCGTTCGAGGCGATCACCAAGGCGATCCGGCTGATCACCGACGGTGCGCGGTTCATCGCGACCAACCCGGACCCGACCGGCCCGTCCCAGGAAGGCCCGCTGCCCGCGACCGGCTCGGTGGCCGCCCTGATCACCCGCGCGACCGGCGTGGCGCCGTACTTCGTCGGCAAGCCGAACCCGCTGATGATGCGCAGCGCGCTGAACCGGATCGAGGGGCACTCCGAGACCACCGTGATGATCGGTGACCGGATGGACACCGACATCATCAGCGGTCTGGAGGCGGGTCTGCGCAGCGTGCTGGTGCTGTCCGGCTCGACCGGCGAGCACGAGGTCGAGCGGTTCCCGTACCGCCCGACCCGGATCGTCGCCTCGATCGCCGACGTCGTACCGCTGGTGACCACCCTGTCCTAG
- a CDS encoding amino acid ABC transporter ATP-binding protein has product MQHVEAASLEVSGVELAFGSNKVLRGVDLAVPAGRTACVVGPSGSGKSTLLRAINRLLEPDAGDVKLGGESVLRGDPDVLRRRIGMVFQHFNLFPHKSVLDNITLPLRKIKKLDTESAQAAAREQLELVGLAHKATARPGNLSGGQQQRVAIARALAMKPEVMLFDEATSALDPELVKGVLALMADLAGAGMTMVVVTHEMGFAREVADQVAFMDEGVVVESGVPEQIFGAAESPRLRQFLSQVL; this is encoded by the coding sequence ATGCAGCACGTTGAGGCCGCGAGCCTGGAGGTCAGCGGCGTCGAGCTCGCCTTTGGCAGCAACAAGGTGCTGCGCGGCGTCGACCTCGCCGTACCGGCCGGGCGGACCGCGTGCGTGGTCGGCCCGTCGGGTTCCGGGAAGTCGACGTTGCTGCGGGCGATCAACCGGCTGCTCGAGCCGGACGCGGGCGACGTGAAGCTCGGCGGCGAGTCGGTCCTGCGGGGTGACCCGGACGTCCTGCGCCGCCGGATCGGCATGGTGTTCCAGCACTTCAACCTGTTCCCGCACAAGAGCGTGCTCGACAACATCACGCTGCCGCTGCGCAAGATCAAGAAGCTCGACACCGAGTCCGCGCAGGCAGCGGCGCGCGAGCAGCTCGAGCTGGTCGGCCTTGCGCACAAGGCGACCGCGCGCCCGGGGAACCTGTCCGGCGGTCAGCAGCAGCGGGTCGCGATCGCACGGGCACTGGCGATGAAGCCCGAGGTGATGCTGTTCGACGAGGCCACGTCCGCGCTCGATCCGGAGCTGGTGAAGGGCGTGCTCGCGCTGATGGCCGACCTCGCCGGCGCCGGGATGACGATGGTCGTGGTCACCCACGAGATGGGATTCGCGCGCGAGGTCGCGGACCAGGTCGCGTTCATGGACGAGGGCGTCGTGGTCGAGTCCGGCGTACCGGAGCAGATCTTCGGCGCGGCCGAGTCGCCGAGGTTACGTCAATTCCTGTCACAAGTGCTCTAG
- a CDS encoding PPOX class F420-dependent oxidoreductase → MLSEQLVGFWTERHLCVLSTVRADGTVHATPVGATLDAEAGLLRVICSGTSHKARTIRRLGEASVAVTQVDGRRWSTLEGRAVVSDDPADVLDAETRYAKRYKQPRANPARVVIHITITKALGNAG, encoded by the coding sequence GTGTTGAGTGAGCAACTGGTCGGGTTCTGGACCGAGCGGCACCTGTGCGTGCTGAGCACGGTCCGAGCGGACGGGACCGTACATGCGACCCCGGTAGGCGCAACCCTTGATGCCGAGGCAGGGCTACTACGAGTGATCTGCTCCGGTACGTCGCACAAGGCGCGGACGATCCGCCGGCTGGGGGAGGCGTCCGTTGCGGTTACGCAGGTGGACGGCCGCCGCTGGAGCACCCTGGAAGGCCGCGCTGTCGTCAGCGACGACCCGGCCGACGTGCTGGACGCCGAGACTCGCTACGCGAAGCGCTACAAGCAGCCCCGCGCCAACCCTGCCCGCGTGGTCATCCACATCACGATCACAAAGGCCCTCGGCAATGCCGGCTGA
- a CDS encoding polysaccharide deacetylase family protein yields the protein MNVRLTHAGNRAVGLAMMMLVSAVIGTVVVAAARSPAKPVTPPAAAPAAVTPGPTPLPTKYVVLTFDDGPDAEYTPKVLGVLAKYDAKATFFEVGQNVRKHPELTKRIHDAGHSVQNHTWDHRDLRKLTAAKFQQEVTSTDQAIRVQIGSTPGCLRPPYGGVSATVRQRARQLGKDLVVWTVDSRDWTKPGTAAIVQRVLKNVHSGSVILMHDGGGNRAQTVAALPAILTALKAQGYGFRTLTC from the coding sequence GTGAACGTTCGCTTGACGCATGCGGGGAACAGGGCCGTCGGCCTGGCGATGATGATGCTGGTGAGCGCGGTGATCGGTACGGTCGTGGTCGCGGCCGCGAGGTCACCGGCCAAGCCCGTCACGCCGCCCGCCGCGGCCCCGGCTGCCGTCACGCCCGGCCCGACGCCGTTGCCGACGAAGTACGTCGTGCTGACCTTCGACGACGGTCCGGATGCCGAGTACACCCCGAAGGTGCTCGGCGTCCTCGCGAAGTACGACGCCAAGGCGACCTTCTTCGAGGTCGGTCAGAACGTGCGCAAGCATCCGGAGCTGACCAAGCGGATCCACGATGCCGGGCACAGCGTGCAGAACCACACCTGGGACCATCGCGACCTGCGCAAGCTCACCGCGGCCAAGTTCCAGCAGGAGGTCACGTCGACGGACCAGGCGATCCGCGTCCAGATCGGCAGTACGCCGGGCTGTCTGCGGCCGCCGTACGGCGGGGTGAGCGCCACCGTCCGGCAACGGGCCCGTCAGCTGGGCAAGGACCTGGTCGTGTGGACCGTCGACTCGCGCGACTGGACCAAGCCCGGTACGGCGGCGATCGTGCAGCGGGTACTGAAGAACGTGCACAGCGGCTCGGTGATCCTGATGCACGACGGCGGGGGTAACCGCGCGCAGACGGTGGCTGCCCTGCCCGCGATCCTGACGGCACTCAAGGCGCAGGGGTACGGGTTCCGCACCCTGACCTGCTAG
- a CDS encoding precorrin-6A/cobalt-precorrin-6A reductase: protein MRVLLLGGTGEARELARLLVADGIEVISSLAGRTTAARRPAGELRVGGFGGVAGLITWLQTNPVDVVVDATHPFATQITTNATAATAHLNLPFLILNRPAWTPEDATTPPPAPPAWTPEDATTPPPAPPTWTSDTTALSTRLPDTPAPPTCPPGDTSAPPTWYWVDSPAAAAELLPRVGSRVFLTIGRQGLDAFATTGLWTLARCVDPPEPPPTWCQLLLARGPFSESTELELLQRHRIDVLVTKNSGGPATAPKLSAARQLHIPVIIIRRPPLPDGPNVVTSPAEALTWLKVSGYSEQATRQARDAPHRSASQAPAGTPAAHWPPASDPPHPPPRASGPS, encoded by the coding sequence ATGAGGGTCCTGCTCCTCGGTGGCACCGGCGAGGCCCGCGAACTGGCGCGGCTGCTGGTTGCCGACGGCATCGAGGTGATCTCCTCGCTGGCCGGCCGGACAACCGCTGCCCGTCGACCGGCCGGCGAGCTCCGGGTGGGCGGCTTCGGCGGGGTCGCCGGCCTGATCACCTGGCTACAAACGAACCCCGTCGACGTCGTAGTGGACGCCACCCACCCGTTCGCCACCCAAATAACCACCAACGCCACCGCCGCGACAGCCCACCTCAACCTCCCCTTCCTTATCCTCAACCGCCCCGCCTGGACCCCCGAAGACGCCACCACCCCGCCCCCCGCACCACCCGCCTGGACCCCCGAGGACGCCACCACCCCGCCTCCCGCACCACCAACCTGGACGTCTGACACCACCGCGCTGTCCACCCGGCTGCCTGACACCCCCGCGCCGCCCACCTGCCCGCCGGGTGACACCTCCGCGCCGCCCACCTGGTACTGGGTTGACAGTCCTGCGGCGGCTGCGGAGTTGCTTCCTCGGGTCGGTTCCCGGGTGTTCCTCACGATCGGCCGGCAGGGCCTCGACGCCTTCGCGACGACCGGCCTGTGGACCCTCGCTCGCTGCGTCGACCCACCCGAGCCCCCGCCGACGTGGTGTCAGCTCCTCCTCGCCCGCGGCCCCTTCTCGGAGTCCACCGAACTGGAGCTCCTGCAGCGGCACCGCATCGACGTACTCGTCACCAAGAACAGCGGCGGCCCCGCCACCGCCCCCAAACTCAGCGCCGCCCGGCAACTGCACATCCCGGTGATCATCATCCGCCGCCCACCACTTCCCGACGGCCCGAACGTCGTCACCTCACCCGCAGAAGCTCTCACCTGGCTGAAAGTCAGCGGGTATTCTGAGCAAGCCACTCGCCAAGCACGTGACGCTCCCCATCGGTCAGCATCCCAAGCTCCGGCAGGTACGCCCGCAGCGCATTGGCCGCCCGCGTCGGACCCTCCGCACCCGCCGCCACGAGCCTCGGGCCCGTCGTGA
- the cobM gene encoding precorrin-4 C(11)-methyltransferase has translation MTVHFIGAGPGAADLITVRGRDLIASSPVCLYAGALVPVELLDHCPPGARKIDTANLTLDEIVAELTAANSAGHDVARLHSGDPSVFSAMAEQLRRLDALQIPYDVTPGVPAYAAAAATLNRELTVPEVGQTVVLTRIGGSASAMPPGEDLATLGASRATIVLHLAVQQIDRVVAELVPNYGADCPVAVVARASRDDEVVLRGTLADIAVQVKSAGIRRTAVIIAGKVLSATTFRDSHLYSSDRSR, from the coding sequence ATGACCGTGCACTTCATCGGCGCCGGTCCCGGGGCGGCCGACCTGATCACCGTCCGGGGGCGTGACCTGATCGCCTCCTCGCCGGTCTGCCTGTACGCCGGTGCGCTGGTCCCCGTCGAACTCCTCGACCACTGCCCGCCCGGTGCCCGCAAGATCGACACCGCGAACCTCACCCTCGACGAGATCGTCGCCGAACTCACCGCCGCCAACTCCGCCGGCCACGACGTCGCCCGCCTGCACTCGGGCGACCCGTCAGTCTTCAGCGCGATGGCCGAACAACTCCGCCGCCTCGACGCCTTGCAGATCCCGTACGACGTGACCCCTGGAGTACCGGCGTACGCCGCCGCGGCCGCCACGCTCAACCGCGAGCTGACCGTCCCGGAAGTCGGCCAGACCGTCGTCCTCACCCGCATCGGCGGCAGCGCCAGCGCGATGCCACCCGGCGAGGACCTGGCCACCCTCGGCGCCAGCCGGGCGACGATCGTCCTGCACCTCGCCGTCCAGCAGATCGACCGCGTCGTCGCCGAACTCGTCCCGAACTACGGAGCCGACTGCCCGGTCGCGGTGGTCGCCCGCGCCTCCCGCGACGACGAGGTCGTACTCCGCGGCACGCTCGCCGACATCGCCGTACAGGTGAAGTCCGCGGGCATCCGCCGTACCGCCGTCATCATCGCCGGGAAGGTGCTGTCGGCAACGACCTTCCGCGACAGTCACCTCTATTCGTCCGACCGCTCCCGATGA